One region of Mangifera indica cultivar Alphonso chromosome 3, CATAS_Mindica_2.1, whole genome shotgun sequence genomic DNA includes:
- the LOC123210226 gene encoding galactokinase-like, with amino-acid sequence MAQFLKQGDELALAMEKKTAIHEELPVPVEKTVPQEELPIQIYASLEPVYEGGSQLEEAQLRFDTLKSKFLQVFGHQPDLYARSPGRVNLIGEHIDYEGYSVLPMAIRQDTIVAIRKNKSGEAQKLLRIANVNDKYTICTYPADPNQEIDLKNHKWGHYFICAYKGYYEYVKAKGLNVEPPAGLDILVDGIVPTGSGLSSSAAFVCSSAIAIMAAFNVNFPKKELAQLTCECERHIGTQSGGMDQAISIMAKTGFAELIDFNPVRATDVQLPAGGTFVIAHCLAESQKAVTAATNYNNRVVECRLAAILLGIKLGMKPTQAVSEVKTLSDVEGLCVAYAGNHGSSDPVLAVKDLLHEKPYTAEDIENISGEKLSSVFANSPTSLEVLKAAKHFKLHQRAAHVYSEAKRVYAFKDTVSSNLNEGDKLKKVGELMNDSHHSCSVLYECSCPELEELVEVCRDNGALGARLTGAGWGGCVVALVKENIVPQFILNLKENFYQARIIKGVISKNDLGLYVFASKPSSGAAIIKFQCSFGSHLKEA; translated from the exons ATGGCGCAGTTTTTGAAACAAGGAGACGAATTGGCACTCGCGATGGAGAAGAAGACAGCCATACACGAAGAATTGCCAGTACCGGTGGAGAAGACTGTGCCACAGGAAGAATTACCGATACAGATTTATGCTTCGCTTGAGCCAGTGTACGAAGGAGGATCTCAACTCGAAGAGGCTCAACTTCGTTTTGATACATTGAAGTCTAAGTTTCTTCAAGTGTTCGGTCATCAGCCAGATCTTTACGCTCGATCTCCag GGAGAGTCAACTTGATTGGAGAACATATTGACTATGAAGGATACTCGGTGTTGCCAATGGCTATTCGCCAAGACACAATCGTGGCGATACGAAAAAATAAGTCTGGAGAGGCTCAAAAGCTTCTTCGAATTGCTAATGTCAATGACAAATACACTATCTGTACTTATCCTGCTGATCCTAATCAG GAAATTGATTTGAAGAACCATAAATGGGGTCATTATTTCATTTGCGC ATACAAAGGCTATTATGAATATGTGAAAGCAAAAGGATTGAATGTTGAACCACCTGCTGGACTTGATATTCTTGTCGATGGGATAGTTCCTACAG GTTCTGGTCTATCGAGTTCTGCAGCATTTGTTTGTTCTTCTGCCATTGCTATTATGGCTGCTTTTAATGTGAATTTCCCAAAG AAAGAACTTGCACAACTTACATGTGAATGTGAACGACATATTGGAACACAGTCTGGAGGGATGGACCAG GCAATCTCTATCATGGCCAAAACTGGGTTTGCTGAACTGATTGACTTTAACCCTGTTCGTGCAACTGATGTACAACTTCCTGCTGGAGGGACTTTTGTGATAGCCCATTGTTTAGCAGAATCTCAGAAAGCAGTTACTGCTGCAACAAATTACAATAACAGAGTTGTTGAATGTCGATTGGCTGCG ATTCTACTTGGTATAAAGCTGGGAATGAAGCCAACACAAGCAGTTTCTGAAGTGAAAACTCTTTCTGATGTAGAGGGGTTATGTGTAGCATATGCTGGTAACCATGGATCCTCTGATCCTGTCCTTGCTGTTAAG GATCTTTTGCATGAGAAACCATACACTGCTGAAGATATTGAGAATATTTCTGGGGAAAAGCTATCATCAGTCTTTGCAAATAGTCCAACTTCCTTGGAGGTGCTAAAAGCTGCCAAGCACTTCAAGTTACATCAG AGAGCTGCCCATGTGTACTCTGAAGCCAAGAGGGTGTATGCTTTCAAGGATACTGTATCCTCAAATTTAAA TGAGGGAGACAAGCTGAAGAAGGTTGGTGAGCTTATGAATGACAGCCACCACAGTTGTAGTGTTCTATATGAGTGCAG CTGCCCAGAGCTGGAAGAACTGGTAGAAGTTTGTCGTGATAATGGCGCGCTTGGGGCAAGGCTGACAGGGGCTGGATGGGGTGGCTGTGTGGTTGCTTTGGTGAAAGAGAACATCGTTCCACAGTTCATCCTCAATTTGAAG GAAAATTTCTACCAGGCAAGAATCATTAAGGGTGTGATCAGCAAGAATGATCTTGGGCTTTATGTGTTTGCTTCCAAGCCATCAAGCGGTGCTGCTATAATCAAGTTTCAGTGTTCTTTCGGAAGTCATTTGAAAGAAGCCTGA